TCGGTCATTGCCGAGCTTCAGGAGACGGACCTGGTGCCCCATCGCGTTCTGGTCCCTTACGGGCTGGAGGGAGAGGTGGAGTTCATCGTCGCTTCCGGCTTCTGCAAGACGTCGGATGTGGTGGCGCGGGTCCGGTGCGACGACGGGACCATCGTGCCGGTGATGATGTATCACCACTGGCCGGTCCGGCGTCCGAGGCCCTATCGGGACCGCCTGCTGCCGGACGAGCCGCTGGTCACGGGGCAGAGGGTCATCGACGGGCTCTTTCCCATCTCCAAGGGAGGCGTCGCGGCGATCCCCGGTGGGTTCGGGACGGGCAAGACGGTGACGCAGCACCAGCTGGCCAAGTGGAGCGACGCCAAGGTCGTCGTGTACATCGGGTGCGGGGAGCGCGGCAACGAGATGACCCAGGTGCTGGAGGAGTTCCCGTCGCTCGAGGATCCGTACTCCAAAAAGCCGCTGATGCAGCGGACCGTCCTCATCGCCAACACGTCCAACATGCCGGTCGCCGCGCGGGAGGCCAGCATCTACACGGGGATCACGATCGCGGAGTACTATCGCGACATGGGCTACGACGTCGCGATGATGGCGGACTCCACGTCGCGCTGGGCCGAGGCCCTGCGCGAGCTGTCGGGGCGGCTGGGGGAGATCCCCGCGGAGGAGGGGTTCCCCGCCTACCTGGCGACGCGCCTGGCGGAGTTCTACGAGCGGGCGGGCAAGGTGCGGACCTTCGGCGACCGGACGGCCAGCATCAGCGTCATCGGGGCGGTCTCGCCCCCGGGAGGGGACTTCACCGAGCCCGTGACGCGGCACACCAAACGCTTCATCCGGTGCTTCTGGGCGCTCGACGCCTCCCTGGCTCACGCACGGCACTTTCCCGCAATCAGCTGGATGGACTCCTACAGCGAGTATGCGGACGAGGTCCGCGGCTGGTGCGAAAAGAACATCGACGCCTCCTGGGGCGAGCTGCGCGAGGAGGCCCGGGCCGTGCTGGCGGAGGACGACGCCGTGCAGCAGACCATCCGCCTGATGGGCGAGGACGTGCTGCCCGATGGCCAGAAGCTCGTGGCCCTGACGGCCTCGCTCCTCAAGAACGGCTATCTCCAGCAGAATTCCTTCAGTGACGATTCCTTCTGTCCGCCCAGGAAGGGGTTCGCGATTCTGCGGATGATCCTGAACTTCCATCGGCAGGCGAAGGCCCTGGTGGCCGAGGGGTGCCCCCTGTCGCTGATTCGGAGGATCGAGGAGCTCGACGAGGTTATCCACGCGCGGGAACTGCCGTTTAGCGACGGCGAGGGGTTCGGCGATCTGGAGAAGCGCCTCGGGGAGCATCTGGCGCTCGTCGGCCGGGAGCGTCTGGCTCACGAGGACGAGGGCGGCGCGGCGGCCGCCTCGGAGGGCACGGCGTGATGACGGGGAACGGCGAGGCGGCAGCGGTGACCGGTTCGGGTTCACGGAGGGGGAGTGAGAGCATGGCCTTTGCGGAGTACACGGGGATGACCCGTATCAAGGGGCCCATTGTCCTGTTGAAGGGCATTCCGGGGGTTGGCTACGACGAGGTCGTGGAGGTGACCGCCGACGGCGGGGAGCCCCGTATGGGGCGCGTCGTCATGGTGAGCGAGGACGCGGTAATGGTGCAGGTGTTCGCGGGGACGGAGGGGCTGAGCCCGGCGACGGCCAGGACGCGCTTCCTGGGGCATCCCCTTGAGATCTCGCTCTCGCCGGACATCCTCGGGCGGACCTTCGATGGGCTGGGGCGTCCCCTGGACGGAAA
This portion of the uncultured Fretibacterium sp. genome encodes:
- a CDS encoding V-type ATP synthase subunit A; translated protein: MEAAAERMGRITMIDGPVVRASGLSRFAMGEITEVGELALMGEILQMDGDSGVIQVYEDTTGLRVGEPVRGLGRPLSVCLGPGLVGHIIDGIGRPLDRLMEKEGGFLGRGSKLDPIDMSRSWAVTPTCKVGDRVCGGSVIAELQETDLVPHRVLVPYGLEGEVEFIVASGFCKTSDVVARVRCDDGTIVPVMMYHHWPVRRPRPYRDRLLPDEPLVTGQRVIDGLFPISKGGVAAIPGGFGTGKTVTQHQLAKWSDAKVVVYIGCGERGNEMTQVLEEFPSLEDPYSKKPLMQRTVLIANTSNMPVAAREASIYTGITIAEYYRDMGYDVAMMADSTSRWAEALRELSGRLGEIPAEEGFPAYLATRLAEFYERAGKVRTFGDRTASISVIGAVSPPGGDFTEPVTRHTKRFIRCFWALDASLAHARHFPAISWMDSYSEYADEVRGWCEKNIDASWGELREEARAVLAEDDAVQQTIRLMGEDVLPDGQKLVALTASLLKNGYLQQNSFSDDSFCPPRKGFAILRMILNFHRQAKALVAEGCPLSLIRRIEELDEVIHARELPFSDGEGFGDLEKRLGEHLALVGRERLAHEDEGGAAAASEGTA